A stretch of DNA from Nonlabens ponticola:
AAGACTTCTCTATTTTACGAATAGTAAAATCAAATTCTATAAGCAGTGAGACAAGAGGCATTTTAGTTATTTTTAAGCCATGAAAAAACTAACCCTTATCGCGCTGGCTGCAATCTTAGCTGGCTGCAACAACGATCCAGAGCAAACTAACGATGTTGATACCATTTATACCAACGCCACTATCTACACGGTAGATAATGAATTTTCTACCGCAACGGCCATGGCTGTTAAAGACGGAAAAATCTATGCCATAGGTAATGAAGAGTTGGATTCTCTCTCAGCAAATGAGAAAGTAGATTTAAAGGGACAATTTGTTTATCCAGGTTTGATTGATGCACACTGTCATTTTTATAGATTGGGACAACAAACGCGCCGCGTAGATCTCACAGGTACAAAGAGCTACCAAGAAGTCCTCAACCGCATTGCAGAGTTTCATGACCGCACCGGCGTGGACTTTATCATAGGTCGCGGTTGGGATCAAAACGATTGGGAAAACAAAGAGTTTCCTAACAATTATGAGATATCGTTGATCTATCCTGACATTCCTGTAGCGCTAACACGCATCGATGGTCACGCGATGATTGTTAATGATGCAGCTCTTAAGCTGGCTGGTATCGATGAGAATACCGTGGTAGAAGGTGGCGATATAGAAAAGAAGGACGGCAAACTCACAGGTATCCTAGTGGACAATCCTATGGATATGGTCACTGCTGTGTACCCAGAAGAAACTCGTGAGGATCAAATCAATGCCTTACTTGCTGCACAAAAAGAAAACTTCAAATACGGTATCACCACAGTTGATGATGCTGGACTTGATCGCAATGTCATTGAGCTCATCGACAGCCTGCAACAGGCAGGTGACCTCAAGATGAAGGTTTATGCAATGATTAGCAATACACCTGAGAATCTAGATCACTACTTAGATGAAAAAGGTATCGTTAAGACAGATCGATTGAATGTGCGCAGTGTCAAATTTTACGGTGATGGCGCTTTGGGTAGTCGTGGTGCGGCCATGAGAGAACCTTACAGCGATAGGGATAATCATTACGGTGCTTTATTGAGCAGTCCAGAAACGTTCAAAGAAACGGCCGAAAGAATTGCACGATCTGATTACCAGATGAACACACACGCCATAGGTGATAGTGCGAATACTGTGGTTTTAAAAACCTACCGAGAATTACTCAACGACATGCCTGATAGACGATGGAGAGTTGAACACGCACAAATCGTCACGCCAGAAGATTTTGAATACTTTGACAGTGATCGCATTTTGCCAAGTGTTCAGCCTACTCACGCAACCAGTGACATGTACTGGGCAGAAGATAGAATAGGAGAAGAGCGTATGCAAGGTGCCTATGCTTTCAAGAAGCTCATGGAACAATCTGGTATGGTTGCGTTGGGAACTGATTATCCCGTAGAACAGGTAAATCCATTCTTGACGTTTTATGCGTCAACAGCGCGTAAGGATACTAGCGGTTTCCCGGAAGATGGTTTCATGGCAGATCAAGCACTTTCTAGAGAAGAAACGCTTAAAGGTATGACCATTTGGGCAGCCTATTCAAACTTTGAAGAAGATGAAAAAGGAAGCCTAGAAAAAGGCAAGGCTGCAGACTTCATGATCCTAGACAAAGATCTAATTACCATGCCTATTGATGAAGTACCTAATCTAAAAGTGAAGGCAACTTATATAAATGGCGAGCAGGTTTATCAGCCTACTTCTTCATAATCTGCTTCCTCGATTTCTGGATGCTCGTTATCAAGTTTCCAGTCCATGTACTTGTGTAGATCAGTATCGATCCAGCCAGTCACGATGGTCAAGAATGTCATGTCGTCTAGAAAACCTAGACCTGGAATAAAGTCAGGTATGAGGTCAAAAGGGCTTACGATATAGAGAAAAGCCGCCGCAATTGCCGCAATGGTAAACCAAGGAACCTGAGTATAAGCGCCCTTGCGGTAATCCTTTACCATGAGCAACATGATGTCATAGATTTTGGTATATCGCTTCAACATTTTTACACCTTTGAAAATGCGGGAAAGAGCGCTCTCCTTAGTCATCGCACGATCCACATCTGCAACTGATGTTTCTTCAGTAGCTTCCATGGCATACTCTTCATCTGGCATTAAAAATTCTTTCCAACTCATGAGGCAAATATTTGATTAAAATCCTTGAACGACTTGAACTCTAGGGCATTACCGCTAGGATCTTTGAAAAACATGGTGGCCTGCTCGCCTGGCTGGCCTTCAAATCGTATGTAAGGTTCTATGATAAATTGTATGTTTTTTTCTTGTAACGCTTTCGCGAAAGCGTGAAAATCTTCCCACTCTAGAACAACACCAAAGTGTGGTACTGGCACTGCCTTTCCATCTACTGCATTCACGGCCTCAGGCGCAATGTTGTCTGAAATGTGTATCACCAATTGGTGACCAAAAAAGTCAAAATCTACCCAATGATCACTGCTGCGACCTTCTTTCATACCCAATGTATCACGGTAGAATACTCTAGTCGTGGTGATTTCCCTTACTGGAATAGCGAGGTGAAATGGAGTGAGTTTCATGTTGGTAAATTATACGATTGCGTCAACTATACCGTATTCTAGAGCTTCATCTGCGCCCATCCAGTAATCACGGTTAAAGTCTTTCATGATCTTATCAAATGGCTGGTCACAG
This window harbors:
- a CDS encoding YkvA family protein, yielding MSWKEFLMPDEEYAMEATEETSVADVDRAMTKESALSRIFKGVKMLKRYTKIYDIMLLMVKDYRKGAYTQVPWFTIAAIAAAFLYIVSPFDLIPDFIPGLGFLDDMTFLTIVTGWIDTDLHKYMDWKLDNEHPEIEEADYEEVG
- a CDS encoding VOC family protein codes for the protein MKLTPFHLAIPVREITTTRVFYRDTLGMKEGRSSDHWVDFDFFGHQLVIHISDNIAPEAVNAVDGKAVPVPHFGVVLEWEDFHAFAKALQEKNIQFIIEPYIRFEGQPGEQATMFFKDPSGNALEFKSFKDFNQIFAS
- a CDS encoding amidohydrolase, with the protein product MKKLTLIALAAILAGCNNDPEQTNDVDTIYTNATIYTVDNEFSTATAMAVKDGKIYAIGNEELDSLSANEKVDLKGQFVYPGLIDAHCHFYRLGQQTRRVDLTGTKSYQEVLNRIAEFHDRTGVDFIIGRGWDQNDWENKEFPNNYEISLIYPDIPVALTRIDGHAMIVNDAALKLAGIDENTVVEGGDIEKKDGKLTGILVDNPMDMVTAVYPEETREDQINALLAAQKENFKYGITTVDDAGLDRNVIELIDSLQQAGDLKMKVYAMISNTPENLDHYLDEKGIVKTDRLNVRSVKFYGDGALGSRGAAMREPYSDRDNHYGALLSSPETFKETAERIARSDYQMNTHAIGDSANTVVLKTYRELLNDMPDRRWRVEHAQIVTPEDFEYFDSDRILPSVQPTHATSDMYWAEDRIGEERMQGAYAFKKLMEQSGMVALGTDYPVEQVNPFLTFYASTARKDTSGFPEDGFMADQALSREETLKGMTIWAAYSNFEEDEKGSLEKGKAADFMILDKDLITMPIDEVPNLKVKATYINGEQVYQPTSS